AAGTCTCACCTGGAACTTGCTCTTTGTCAGCAAGGATTGCATCAATTTTCCCAAGATTTACGATAACACTGTCTTTGACGCTGCGTTGGATAATTCCAGTCACCACTTCTTTTTCTTTTTCTTGATAAGAATTTAATAGCAAATCACGTTCAGCTTCACGAATTTTTTGCACGACAACTTGTTTTGCCTTTTGTGCCGCAATTCTTCCAAAATCCTTAGGTGTTACCTCAATTTGGACATGGTCTTCGACATCAAGATTTGCATCAATTTCTCTTGCCTCGGCTAAAGAAATTTGCAATTCTTTATGTTCTACATTTTCGACAACTTCTTTTTCAGCAAGAACAATAACATTGCCCTTTTCTTTGTCAATAGTCACTTGAATATTTTGGGACGTCCCAAAATGGTTCTTACAAGCTGTTAGCAAAGAGTTTTCAATTGCTTCCAGCAAAACCTCTTTGCTAATATTTTTTTCTTTTTCAATTTGTTCCAATGCTTGAATGAATTCAGCATTCATTGTTTTATCCTCCTTAAACCTACCTTAAAAGATGATTGCTAGGCGTATGATTGCAATATCTTTTCTTGGGAAAGCTTGTGCATTTCCTTCGATATCAATCGTTACTGTTTCGTCATCATAAGCTATGAGTTCACCTGAAAATTCTTTGTTTTTGTCGATCGCTTTATAAAGTTTGAGCTCTACCATATCTCCTAGATGCCTTTCAAAATCTTTGTCTTTTTTTAAAGGGCGATCTAGTCCTGGAGAACTCACCTCCAAAATATAAGGGTCTTTGATTGGATCTTTTACATCCAGCTTCTTTTCTAATGCTCGGCTAACGAGCTCACAGTCATTTACTGTGATACCTTCAGGTTTGTCCAGGTATACTCTCAAATACCATTGATTCGCTTCTTTGATATACTCAACATCTACACATTCAAATCCGTTCTCTTGTAGAATAGGCTCAAGAAGTTTATACGTTATCTTTTCGACTGAATCCTTCGATGCCATAGCAACACATCCTTTCCTTCTGCAAATAAAAGAGTGGACATATGTCCACTCCTTTCGCATTAATCACTTATCTGCTACATTATATCATAATTCATATGATATTACAAGTTTTCAAATTTCTTTTCCCGGTTCATTAGCTCAGAGACGGCAATCTTAGGATTGCTTTGCTCAAACAAGACTTCATTCACCTTTTCGATAATCGGCATATCCACATCGTATTTTTTGGCTAATCCTAATGCTGCTTTTGCTGAATACACCCCTTCTACAACCATTTTCACTTCTTCAAGTGCTTCATCAAGGGTTTTGCCTTGACCAATAAGAATTCCCGCCCGTCGATTTCGACTGTGCATGGAGGTACAGGTAACAATCAAATCTCCGATACCCGACAGACCATTAAAGGTCATTGGATCGGCACCCATTTTTTCACCCAAGCGACTGATTTCAGAAATACCACGAGTCATGAGTGCTGCTTTTGTATTATCACCATAGCCCAAACCATCTGAAATACCTGCCGCTAGCGCTATGACATTTTTCAATGCGCCGCCAAGCTCTATTCCTAGTAAGTCAGAACTTCCATAAACACGAAAATTCTCATTCATGAAGGTATCTTGAACTTTTTTTACTACCGCATCGCTTTTTGATCCAACGACAACAGAGGTCGGAATCCCGCGGGCAACCTCTTCTGCATGAGAGGGTCCAGATAAAACAGCAACTTCAGTATGAGGAATTTCATCTAAGATGACGTCTTCTAATGTTTTGAAACTTATATCTTCAATACCTTTAGCAACGTTGACAATAATTTGATCTGATGTTACAAATGGACACATTGCTTTTGCGGTCACACGTACAAAGCTTGAGGGAACAGCCATCACCAAAATCTCTTGCCCTTTGATGGCTTCTTCTAGATTCGATGTATAACGTAGTGTCTCTGGCAAAACAATTCCTGGAAGTTTTGCTGTATTTTCGTTATTTTTTTGTATTGCTTGAACTTCTTCCTCAAATTTTGACCAAACGGTCACTGTATGTTGATTATCATCAAGCACCTTTGCTAAGGCACATCCCCAGCCTCCGGCACCGATTATACTTACGTTCATATTCTCACCTCGTTATTCTTTACTTTTACTTCGTCCAATTTTATTTTCATTCCCATTAAGTAAGCGTTTGATGTTGGCGCGATGCTGATAAATCGCCAGAAGCATGAGGGTCAAACTTACGCCGAAAACTTCTATATTCATTCCTTTAAACAAATAGAATAATACGGGCATCAGAATGGCCATCAACAAAGAACCTACAGATACATATCTTGTAATAAAGATAACTAAAGCCATCAACAGCATCATGATCAATCCGGCGCGATAATCAACAGCATAGATAAGCCCAAGGGTTGAAGCAATACCTTTACCCCCTTTGAATTTCAAAAATACCGGCCAATTATGACCAAGGATAACCCCTAAACCAGCATAAATCGCTATGGATATATCTCCGTCTGCCCATTGATAAATAATATAGTAAGCTACAATCGCTTTTAATAAATCACCGATAAAGGTTAATCCACCAAGTTTCCACCCCATAACGCGAATGGCATTTGTCGTACCTGAATTTTTACTTCCATACTCTCGAATATCAATATGTTCTTTAAAGTGACCAATTAAATAAGCAAAATTAATACAACCGATAAAATATCCAAGGATTACGGCAACTATTCGCAGCATATTACTTCTCCTTTCGTTCCCTTGCAATTAAGCGAATTGGAGTTCCTTTAAAGCCAAAAGCTTCACGAATTTGGTTTTCAATATAGCGTGTATATGAAAAATGCATTAATTCCTTGTCATTGATAAATAAAATAAATGTTGGCGGCTTAATGGATACTTGTGTCATATAGTATATTTTAAGGCGCTTTCCTTTGTCAGAAGGCGGTTGATTCATTGCCATGGCATCATAAAGAATCTCATTCATAACCCCGGTTTGAACACGCATGGATTGATTTTGAATGACCATATCAATTGTCTCAAAGAGTTTATTAATACGAAGACCTGTCACTGCTGATATAAAAACAATCGGTGCATAGGTCATATACGCAAGGGTTGTTTGAATGGAATCTAAGAAACGATACATTGTCTTGTCATCCTTTTCAAGTGCATCCCATTTGTTTACAACAATAACGGCTCCTTTGCCTCGGTCATGGGCAATTCCAGCTATTTTTGCATCTTGTTCTGTAATGCCTTCTGTTGCATCAATCATAATAAGTACTAAATCCGACTTTTCTACGCTAGCTACAGTTCGAACAATTGAATAGCGCTCCAAATCTTCTTTGATCTTATTTTTTCGACGAAGTCCCGCTGTATCAATAAGGCGATACTGTTTGTCATCGTAGGTAATCAAAGTATCTATGGCATCCCGTGTTGTTCCTGCGATATCACTGACAATCAATCGATTTTCGCCTAAGATCTTATTAATTAACGAAGATTTTCCTACATTGGGTTTTCCCACAATAGCGATGCTTGGGATTTCATCTTCTTCATCATCTTGCGCACTAGCATCAATGATAAAGTGCTCTACAACTGCATCCAACATATCGCCAAGTCCTTGTGCATTGGATGCGGCAACCGGATGCGGTTCGCCTAAACCAAGATTATAAAACTCAAAAACATCATATTGATATTTTTTAAAGGAGTCTACTTTGTTAACACATAAAACAATAGGTTTATTTGAGCGTCTAAGCATGTCAGCAACTTTTGCATCGGAATCAGTAAGTCCTGTCTGAACATCCACCATAAAGATAATTACATCGGCAGTTTCAATGGCAATCTCAGCTTGAGTACGCATATGGCTCAAAATCAAATCTTGACTATCAGGTTCTATTCCTCCGGTATCAATTAATGTAAAATCATAGTTTAACCATGATACATCTGCATATATACGGTCACGTGTTACACCTGGTGTATCTTTTACTATGGAAATATTCTCTCCTGCCAATCGGTTAAATAGCGTTGACTTTCCAACGTTTGGTCTACCAACCACAGCAACTATCGGTTTACTCATATTCAATCTCCTTACCCGTCATTACATTAAATAATAGAGTACCATCAATACGTATGGGAACAACTTTTGTATTTAATGCTTCACTTAATTCTTCTAAAGTAATATCATCTAAAAAAATCTCTTCATCTGATTTTAACATATTATCAGGGATATATACACATTCACCTAAATCAAATGTAGCGCATTGTTTAATAATATCTTGTCCTGTCACAAGTCCGGACACTGTAATTCTTGGTCCGAAAAAATTGTTTTCAATTCCAAAAACTTGTGTTTGAGTTGTAATCGCCTCTATATCTCGAACCTGCATACTAAATTGTTCCATAACTGGCTGAAACAATTTTCCTGAGATCATACTGATTTTTTTATAACGATTGTTTTTTTCTGCATCAAAGCTATAGCCCTTGATTGCTTCTTGAAATTCATTTTTTAATAGACGTGTCATTCCTACGCCATTTTCATATTGCAGATATCCATCATACGTCTTTTCACTTGGAACATCTTGACCTGCCAAAAAATAAAACTCATCGGCAGCATGAATAAAATGTGAACCACTTTGTTCATAAAATTGACGTTGATACTTTTCAACCAGTTCAACCACTTGCTTGGCATCTTCAGACGTAAATGGCTCCAACTTTTCCAGATGGTCTCTATATTTGGACAAACCAACGGGTACAATGGATACACTCTGAAGATGTGGTGCATATTGATACATTTTACGGATGGAATAATCCAACTCCTCTTGATCATTGATTCCTTTGCACAGAACGATTTGACCATTCATGGTAATTCCGGCTGCATATAGCTGGTCCATATAATCAATAAGCTTGTCTGCAAACCGATTATGCAACATGGCTTTACGCAGCTCCATATTCATTGTATGAATCGAAATATTAATCGGAGAGAGTTTATATTCAATAATGCGTCGAAAATCTTTGTCTTTCATATTTGTCATGGTAATATAGTTACCTTGTAAAAACGACAGACGTGCATCATCATCTTTAAAATACATTGTCTCACGCATACCCGGAGGCAATTGATCAATAAAACAAAAAACACATTTATTGTGGCAGGATTTATAGTCATCCATCAGACCAGACTCAAATTCAATACCTAATGTATCATAGGCTTCTTTTTCGATAAATAATTCCCATTCTTCGTTTGTTGAGGATCGATACACAATAAGTTCTATTTCTTCATCGTTTTCAATATAACGATAATCAAGAACATCCTCTATTTCTTGACCATTGATTGAAATCAATTCATCACCTGGCATAAGTTCTAATTCCTCAGCAATGCTGTCTTTTTCAATGGATTTGATAATATGTTTGCTCATAGTACACCTCTTATCTTAGAGCGAATATTGCAACGTGACTTCCTCTTGATGCACCCATGCGTCGATGTGAGAAAAATAATTCATCATGGCAAGATGTACATAATGAACTCACTTCAATATTTGACGCCTTAACACCTGCTTCTTTAAACATCAATTGATTGGCTAATTTTAAATTCAGCATATATTTTTCCGAGTTCTTAGGTGTGGGAGACATAATCTTTGCTATTATATCATCATTAAAGGATAAATCAAACTCTTTTTTTACATCTTTGGATACTTCATAACAACATTGACCAATGGCAGGACCAATACCTATTAGCACTTCTTCTGGATTTGTCCCATAATGTTGTCGCATTTGATCCAAGGTTTTTAATCCAATCTTTTTTACGGTACCTCGCCATCCACTATGGCTTAGAGCGATGGCCTGATGTATCGGATCATAAAAAAATAAAGGAACACAGTCTGCATAAAATGTCGTAAGCCCAACCCCCGGCTTATCTGTCATCAGTCCATCAACGCCCTTTATCTGACTTTTTTTGGTGATTCCCATACCTAAATGACGTTCATCTACAGCCATAACTACATCTGAATGTATTTGATCAGATAAAACCAGTTGTTGTGTAGATAATCCTAATGTTTTTGTGACACGGCGGTAGTTTTCGATGACATTTTCCTCTGCATCACCTCGGTTAAACCCCATATTAAGGGAAGCAAAAGCTCCTTGACTTGCCCCCTCTAGTCGTGTTGTATATCCATGGGTTATATGTTTATGTTGTTTAAAAAGTTCAAATTCAATCAAGTTATTCATGATAATCAAATGCTCCTTTATGGTATTCCAATGTATCGCCAATCCAACAGGCAACGTCAAATCGAATAGGACAATCAAACTTTTGTGTGTTTTTAATATACCAAATGGCCGTTTGAATGATTTTATGTTGCTTACGATAATCAACCGCTTGAGAAGGGTGTCCATAATTTAGTGATGTTCGATATTTAACTTCAATAAAAACCAGATAGTTTTTATCTTGTGCAATAATATCGACTTCTCCACATTTACAGCGATAATTCATTTCAAGAATCTTCATAGAATGGTTTTTAATATAGTCGCTTGTTTTCTCTTCATAGATTGTCCCTAATTCACGTTTGTTCATTTTACACCATCTTATCTTTCAGTTTATCTAAATCCGAAACAAAAATCATGATCTGTGCAACAATCTGATATAGTTCTTCCGGTATTTGGTCACCAAGGTCTAACCGACTTAATTCCTCAGCAAGTTCGGGGTCTTTATAAATGGGCACATCCGATTCAATCGCTTTTTCCAAAATGTTTTGTGCAACAATCCCCTTGCCGCTAGCAAGTATATTCGGTGCTTGATCGCCTGGAGTGTATCCAATGGCTGTTGCTTTTTTTCGTTGTTTCATTTTATCACGCCCTTACATCAAAAGTAAATCGCTTTGGCTCTGTTTTGGTTTTTTGGGGGTCAAAATATTCACGGATTTCCTGTACATCTGCATCGTGTAAACGTATTCCCAGCCCAACGATATTAAAGGATTGGTTAATCAGTTGTTTATACAGTTGCGTTGTATTTTCTTGCAATAACGTCTCCGTATCTTGTCCATCAACATAAAATGTTATATCGACATTTTTCATGTGTTTTGCAATATATATATCCATATGCCCAAGATTTCTAAAATCTAGGCGTAACAAAGCAGTGATTCTTTCATCTGAATTTTTTCGCGTTCCTTTTTTATTCATTATATAAAGTTGACTATTAATAAATTGTTGATTTAGCATAATCGGCAAATGAATGAATTGATAATTTTGCTGTAGCTGATTCATAACATCCATTCCCGTCTTTAATTGTTGTGCCTGTTTTAAGACCTTTTCACCAGAGCTGTTGAGCTCTTGTTGACTTGCCGTCTCAATCAAATCACTTAAACGTTCATACACTTTATTAAAATGCTTTGAAATACGTTCATGCTGTTCCAAATCTTTTCGACCAAGAAGGAGGTTTTGGTTTAACACCTGTTCTGTTAGACGTTGGGCTAATGTTTCCTTTATATGTTCTTTTTCTATAGGAAGTGCTTCAAAAAAATCTAGTAATCCTTGAAGCGTTTTTACATTCTTCAACTGAGTTAAAGCGTCAGAAAGCACAGTTTGGTCTTTGGCGGATAGTTGAGGAAGAACCTGTTGTCTAAGGGTCGTCTCAACCTGTTCAAGCTGTTGTGGATGAATGGGTTCGTTTTGGTGAACCTCTTGTCCTTCTACAAGCGCTAAAGCGCTCTTAAGCATTAAGTGCGATGAAGGATTGTCTCGAACAAGTGCTTCCAAGAGCATAAAAACCTGGGGTTCTTTTATTGCCTGAGAAGCCATTTGACTAAAGGAAGCTAATGCTTTTGACATATTTTGTTGATCCGCTAGCAAAGAATCTATATGTTGTATGGATTCTTTAGAAATTATGACATCGTTTTTTTCCATAAAAATCAGGGTTTCTAATTTTGCTTCAGGAAACCGTTTGACAAATCGATGCATTTGCAGAACACTTTCTTTATTGACTGGCATACTGTTTTCTAATAACGCTTTCACAATATCCATATTTTCAGACGTTTGGTCAAGACCTGCATTAGAAAGAATTTGGGCGCTATTAAGTTCAAGCGTTTGCTCTTGAATGATTGGCTTTAAGGTCAATTGGTCCTGCGTAGAATCTTTTACTTCAAACAATAAATTGTCACCTATTTTAAATGGCATTGCTTCTAACATTTTTGCACTCATCTGTTGACCGTTTAATAATTGAATCGTTACTCTACTTTGTAGAATATCTAAAATTTTCCCTTCAAGTATCTGCCCTTTTTCAGGTAATATATATTTTCCTGTCATTGCCATTGTCTTTGATGTTTTTGCTGAAGTATTCGATTTATCCGATGGGTTTAATATATTTGAAATATCAATACGCAATAGATCACTCCTTAATGAACAAAATTTTTGATGAAGCTCTTTCGATGAATAGGGCATGGGCCTATGTTCTTCAATTGTTTAATATGCTCTGCTGAACCGTACCCTTTGTTACTCTTAAACCCATACTCTGGATAGAGTTCATCGTACGCAAGCATCAAACGATCTCGTGTCACTTTTGCTAAAATACTCGCCGCCGCAATCGATAAGCTTTTGGAATCCCCTTGAATTATTTTAGTCTGTGGAATAGAGACATCAGGGATGATAACCGCATCGTTAAGCAAATGATCCGGTGCGACCTGACACTGATTAATCGCATGTTGCATTGCTTTATAGGTTGCTTGCAAAATGTTGATTGAATCAATATCTTCTTCTGATACAACGCCGATTCCATACGCCGTTGCCCGCTGGATGATTTCTTCGTATAATGCATCTCTTTTTTGGGAAGTTAATTTTTTAGAATCATCTATATATAATATCGGATCTTTTGGATTTAAAATAACTACTGCCGCGACAACGGGTCCTGCTAAAGGCCCACGACCTGCTTCATCAATCCCGCCAACACAATAGTCTAAA
This sequence is a window from Vallitaleaceae bacterium 9-2. Protein-coding genes within it:
- the rimP gene encoding ribosome maturation factor RimP, with the protein product MASKDSVEKITYKLLEPILQENGFECVDVEYIKEANQWYLRVYLDKPEGITVNDCELVSRALEKKLDVKDPIKDPYILEVSSPGLDRPLKKDKDFERHLGDMVELKLYKAIDKNKEFSGELIAYDDETVTIDIEGNAQAFPRKDIAIIRLAIIF
- a CDS encoding NAD(P)H-dependent glycerol-3-phosphate dehydrogenase, with amino-acid sequence MNVSIIGAGGWGCALAKVLDDNQHTVTVWSKFEEEVQAIQKNNENTAKLPGIVLPETLRYTSNLEEAIKGQEILVMAVPSSFVRVTAKAMCPFVTSDQIIVNVAKGIEDISFKTLEDVILDEIPHTEVAVLSGPSHAEEVARGIPTSVVVGSKSDAVVKKVQDTFMNENFRVYGSSDLLGIELGGALKNVIALAAGISDGLGYGDNTKAALMTRGISEISRLGEKMGADPMTFNGLSGIGDLIVTCTSMHSRNRRAGILIGQGKTLDEALEEVKMVVEGVYSAKAALGLAKKYDVDMPIIEKVNEVLFEQSNPKIAVSELMNREKKFENL
- the plsY gene encoding glycerol-3-phosphate 1-O-acyltransferase PlsY encodes the protein MLRIVAVILGYFIGCINFAYLIGHFKEHIDIREYGSKNSGTTNAIRVMGWKLGGLTFIGDLLKAIVAYYIIYQWADGDISIAIYAGLGVILGHNWPVFLKFKGGKGIASTLGLIYAVDYRAGLIMMLLMALVIFITRYVSVGSLLMAILMPVLFYLFKGMNIEVFGVSLTLMLLAIYQHRANIKRLLNGNENKIGRSKSKE
- the der gene encoding ribosome biogenesis GTPase Der encodes the protein MSKPIVAVVGRPNVGKSTLFNRLAGENISIVKDTPGVTRDRIYADVSWLNYDFTLIDTGGIEPDSQDLILSHMRTQAEIAIETADVIIFMVDVQTGLTDSDAKVADMLRRSNKPIVLCVNKVDSFKKYQYDVFEFYNLGLGEPHPVAASNAQGLGDMLDAVVEHFIIDASAQDDEEDEIPSIAIVGKPNVGKSSLINKILGENRLIVSDIAGTTRDAIDTLITYDDKQYRLIDTAGLRRKNKIKEDLERYSIVRTVASVEKSDLVLIMIDATEGITEQDAKIAGIAHDRGKGAVIVVNKWDALEKDDKTMYRFLDSIQTTLAYMTYAPIVFISAVTGLRINKLFETIDMVIQNQSMRVQTGVMNEILYDAMAMNQPPSDKGKRLKIYYMTQVSIKPPTFILFINDKELMHFSYTRYIENQIREAFGFKGTPIRLIARERKEK
- a CDS encoding DUF512 domain-containing protein; its protein translation is MSKHIIKSIEKDSIAEELELMPGDELISINGQEIEDVLDYRYIENDEEIELIVYRSSTNEEWELFIEKEAYDTLGIEFESGLMDDYKSCHNKCVFCFIDQLPPGMRETMYFKDDDARLSFLQGNYITMTNMKDKDFRRIIEYKLSPINISIHTMNMELRKAMLHNRFADKLIDYMDQLYAAGITMNGQIVLCKGINDQEELDYSIRKMYQYAPHLQSVSIVPVGLSKYRDHLEKLEPFTSEDAKQVVELVEKYQRQFYEQSGSHFIHAADEFYFLAGQDVPSEKTYDGYLQYENGVGMTRLLKNEFQEAIKGYSFDAEKNNRYKKISMISGKLFQPVMEQFSMQVRDIEAITTQTQVFGIENNFFGPRITVSGLVTGQDIIKQCATFDLGECVYIPDNMLKSDEEIFLDDITLEELSEALNTKVVPIRIDGTLLFNVMTGKEIEYE
- the pgeF gene encoding peptidoglycan editing factor PgeF; the protein is MNNLIEFELFKQHKHITHGYTTRLEGASQGAFASLNMGFNRGDAEENVIENYRRVTKTLGLSTQQLVLSDQIHSDVVMAVDERHLGMGITKKSQIKGVDGLMTDKPGVGLTTFYADCVPLFFYDPIHQAIALSHSGWRGTVKKIGLKTLDQMRQHYGTNPEEVLIGIGPAIGQCCYEVSKDVKKEFDLSFNDDIIAKIMSPTPKNSEKYMLNLKLANQLMFKEAGVKASNIEVSSLCTSCHDELFFSHRRMGASRGSHVAIFALR
- a CDS encoding YraN family protein — protein: MNKRELGTIYEEKTSDYIKNHSMKILEMNYRCKCGEVDIIAQDKNYLVFIEVKYRTSLNYGHPSQAVDYRKQHKIIQTAIWYIKNTQKFDCPIRFDVACWIGDTLEYHKGAFDYHE
- a CDS encoding EscU/YscU/HrcU family type III secretion system export apparatus switch protein, producing the protein MKQRKKATAIGYTPGDQAPNILASGKGIVAQNILEKAIESDVPIYKDPELAEELSRLDLGDQIPEELYQIVAQIMIFVSDLDKLKDKMV
- a CDS encoding flagellar hook-length control protein FliK → MRIDISNILNPSDKSNTSAKTSKTMAMTGKYILPEKGQILEGKILDILQSRVTIQLLNGQQMSAKMLEAMPFKIGDNLLFEVKDSTQDQLTLKPIIQEQTLELNSAQILSNAGLDQTSENMDIVKALLENSMPVNKESVLQMHRFVKRFPEAKLETLIFMEKNDVIISKESIQHIDSLLADQQNMSKALASFSQMASQAIKEPQVFMLLEALVRDNPSSHLMLKSALALVEGQEVHQNEPIHPQQLEQVETTLRQQVLPQLSAKDQTVLSDALTQLKNVKTLQGLLDFFEALPIEKEHIKETLAQRLTEQVLNQNLLLGRKDLEQHERISKHFNKVYERLSDLIETASQQELNSSGEKVLKQAQQLKTGMDVMNQLQQNYQFIHLPIMLNQQFINSQLYIMNKKGTRKNSDERITALLRLDFRNLGHMDIYIAKHMKNVDITFYVDGQDTETLLQENTTQLYKQLINQSFNIVGLGIRLHDADVQEIREYFDPQKTKTEPKRFTFDVRA
- a CDS encoding ribonuclease HII, encoding MKEILARTSTEELDQFIQTYREDTRKGVIHLVKRAQKDKQAYIDEVARVESMLEYERQLPLDYCVGGIDEAGRGPLAGPVVAAVVILNPKDPILYIDDSKKLTSQKRDALYEEIIQRATAYGIGVVSEEDIDSINILQATYKAMQHAINQCQVAPDHLLNDAVIIPDVSIPQTKIIQGDSKSLSIAAASILAKVTRDRLMLAYDELYPEYGFKSNKGYGSAEHIKQLKNIGPCPIHRKSFIKNFVH